In one Arachis duranensis cultivar V14167 chromosome 9, aradu.V14167.gnm2.J7QH, whole genome shotgun sequence genomic region, the following are encoded:
- the LOC110275757 gene encoding uncharacterized protein LOC110275757 — protein sequence MNDLIKITYDELRGKLLAYETTHMSQNKDDKKKSIALKSRMAAQGEESDDSFSDEEMVLFARKMRRLLRYKSKGKGSSSSKDVKKDQAKFTCHHYKEPGHFKSDCPQLKKGKKSQLKKGKKSKKDKKKVMMATWEDLENDTSSESSDQEA from the coding sequence ATGAATGATTTGATTAAAATcacctatgatgagctgagaggcAAGCTGCTGGCTTATGAAACCACTCACATGTCTCAAAATAAAgatgacaaaaagaaaagtatagcaCTAAAATCAAGGATGGCAGCCCAAGGAGAAGAATCTGATGACAGTTTCTCAGATGAAGAAATGGTGCTCTTTgcaagaaaaatgagaagacTACTAAGATACAAAAGCAAAGGCAAAGGAAGCTCTTCATCCAAAGACGTCAAGAAAGATCAAGCCAAGTTCACATGCCATCACTACAAGGAACCTGGTCACTTCAAGTCAGATTGCCCTCAACTTAAGAAAGGCAAAAAATCTCAACTTAAGAAAGgcaaaaaatccaagaaagacaAAAAGAAGGTAATGATGGCAACATGGGAGGACTTGGAGAACGACACCAGCTCAGAGAGCTCAGATCAAGAAGCTTAA
- the LOC107466627 gene encoding uncharacterized protein LOC107466627 — MKRQTSEEIKNNQCRLGASIDCIRWLTFQGCAYRGHDERSSSDNRGNFIKLLKFLGSYNSSVQNLVLKNSPRFAKYTSSDVQKEILHVLATMLVMNLKKEQMTIVLRFVDVDGFVRERFFDLVHVSDTSALTLKKELVSVLSIYNLQIENIRGQGYDGASNMRGEWNGLQALFLNDCRQVYYVHCFAHRLQLALVAASREVLQIHEFFTQLTAIVNIVGASCKRHDQLQEAQEIENAKLVANDELKTGQGANQMGTLQRARDTRWSSHFHSVCSLIRIFAATQTVLNNIIDDGTTFVQRGKAYGVNKVLSSFEFVFSLHLMKEIMGITNILCQVLQQKSQDILNAIHVVSASKLLLQKLRDNDWCNLLEIVKKFCEKHEIDIPDMSTQYTVGRDRSRQSKITIEHYYRVDVFLATIDSQIQELNSRFNEKTMELLTLSTALDPKDNFKLFNIQNICKLAENFYPSDFSDHEMILLNAQLQHYAFDISNHLKEIGTLSKLCQRLKETGKSRTYHLVDRLIRNVLTLLVSTATIERAFSAMKIVKTRLRSKMADEFLTDNLVIYIEKEIAATFSTDSIIDDFESRKKRRAQLSM, encoded by the exons ATGAAACGACAAACATCAGAGGAAATTAAGAATAATCAATGTAGACTTGGAGCATCTATTGATTGTATTAGATGGTTGACTTTTCAAGGTTGCGCTTATAGAGGCCATGATGAAAGATCGAGTTCAGATAATCGAGGTAACTTTATTAAATTGTTAAAGTTTTTGGGTTCTTACAATAGTAGTGTTCAGAATcttgttttgaaaaattctcCTAGATTTGCTAAATATACTTCAAGTGATGTTCAGAAAGAAATTCTACATGTTCTTGCTACAATG CTCGTGATGAATCTAAAAAAAGAGCAAATGACTATTGTTTTGAGATTTGTTGATGTGGATGGTTTTGTTCGTGAACGCTTCTTTGATCTTGTACATGTTAGTGATACTAGTGCCTTGACTTTGAAAAAAGAGTTGGTGTCTGTGCTTTCTATTTATAATCTCCAAATTGAAAATATTCGAGGTCAGGGGTATGATGGTGCTAGCAATATGAGAGGGGAATGGAATGGTTTACAAGCTTTATTTCTCAATGATTGCCGACAAGTATATTATGTCCATTGTTTTGCTCATAGATTGCAGTTAGCACTAGTGGCTGCTTCAAGGGAAGTACTTCAAATTCATGAGTTTTTCACACAATTGACTGCTATTGTCAATATTGTTGGTGCATCTTGCAAACGACATGATCAACTACAAGAAGCTCAAGAAATTGAAAATGCAAAATTGGTTGCCAATGATGAGCTAAAAACAGGTCAAGGTGCAAATCAAATGGGCACTTTACAAAGAGCTAGAGATACAAGATGGAGTTCTCACTTTCATTCTGTTTGTAGCTTGATAAGAATATTTGCAGCTACTCAAACCGTTCTTAATAACATTATTGATGATGGTACAACTTTTGTTCAAAGAGGTAAGGCTTATGGTGTCAACAAAGTGCTATCCTcgtttgaatttgttttttcGTTACATTTGATGAAGGAAATTATGGGAATTACTAATATTTTGTGCCAAGTATTACAACAAAAATCTCAAGATATTTTGAATGCAATACATGTTGTTTCCGCATCAAAATTACTTCTTCAAAAGTTGAGGGATAATGATTGGTGCAATTTACTTGAGATTGTTAAGAAATTTTGTGAGAAACATGAAATTGACATCCCTGATATGAGTACACAATATACGGTTGGAAGAGATCGATCTCGTCAATCAAAGATAACAATCGAGCATTATTATCGAGTTGATGTGTTTTTGGCAACAATTGACTCTCAAATTCAAGAGTTAAATAGTAGATTCAATGAGAAAACTATGGAGCTTTTGACTTTAAGTACTGCTTTGGACCCTAAAGACAATTTTAAGTTGTTTAATATTCAGAATATATGCAAGTTAGCTGAAAATTTTTATCCTTCAGATTTTTCTGATCATGAAatgattctcttgaatgctcaATTGCAACATTATGCATTTGATATATCGAATCATCTAAAAGAAATTGGGACACTTTCTAAGTTATGTCAAAGATTGAAGGAAACAGGAAAATCAAGAACTTATCATTTAGTTGATAGACTGATTCGCAATGTCTTGACTCTTCTAGTATCTACAGCAACAATAGAAAGAGCTTTCTCGGCAATGAAAATTGTTAAAACAAGACTTCGGAGTAAAATGGCAGACGAATTTCTTACAGATAATTTAGTCATTTACATTGAGAAAGAAATTGCAGCTACTTTCAGTACAGATTCAATAATAGATGACTTTGAATCAAGAAAAAAACGTCGAGCTCAATTGTCTATGTAa